A genome region from Hymenobacter tibetensis includes the following:
- the ubiE gene encoding bifunctional demethylmenaquinone methyltransferase/2-methoxy-6-polyprenyl-1,4-benzoquinol methylase UbiE gives MAVVPYKDDTAGKKSQVAHMFNSIAGKYDFLNHFLSAGTDIYWRRKAVSELKALRPARILDIATGTADFAIETLRAASADAQVTGVDISEGMLAVGRRKLQDKGLTHRIQLEQGDSENLPYPDDHFDAVTASFGVRNFENLSKGLTEMRRVLRPGGKLVILEFSKPTAFPLKQAYNFYFQRVLPVFGKMISKDNSAYTYLPESVQAFPDGPDFLAILREVGFNNPAWQPLTFGISSIYTAHK, from the coding sequence ATGGCTGTAGTACCCTACAAAGATGACACCGCTGGTAAGAAGTCCCAGGTCGCGCATATGTTCAACAGCATTGCGGGCAAATACGACTTCCTTAACCACTTCCTAAGCGCTGGTACCGACATATACTGGCGGCGCAAAGCGGTAAGCGAGCTAAAGGCATTGCGGCCCGCTCGTATTCTGGACATAGCCACGGGTACCGCTGACTTCGCCATCGAAACCTTGCGTGCGGCTTCTGCCGACGCCCAGGTAACCGGAGTGGATATTTCGGAAGGCATGCTGGCTGTAGGGCGGCGGAAGCTGCAAGACAAAGGACTAACCCACCGCATTCAGCTAGAGCAAGGCGACTCCGAGAACCTGCCTTATCCCGACGACCACTTCGACGCCGTGACGGCCTCGTTCGGAGTGCGTAACTTCGAGAACTTAAGCAAAGGCTTAACGGAAATGCGTCGGGTATTACGGCCAGGAGGAAAGCTGGTAATTTTAGAGTTTTCTAAGCCTACTGCATTCCCCCTTAAACAGGCGTACAACTTCTATTTCCAGCGGGTATTACCCGTCTTTGGAAAAATGATTTCCAAGGATAATTCTGCATACACCTACCTGCCCGAATCGGTGCAGGCCTTCCCCGATGGCCCTGATTTCTTGGCTATTCTCCGGGAAGTCGGCTTCAACAATCCCGCATGGCAACCCCTCACGTTCGGCATCAGCTCTATTTACACCGCGCACAAATAA
- the yihA gene encoding ribosome biogenesis GTP-binding protein YihA/YsxC has translation MIIRDAEFLMSNTRVDQCPAPTLPEYAFIGRSNVGKSSLINMLTERKGLAKTSSLPGKTQLINHFLINKHWYLVDLPGYGYAKTSKVNRVAWSRMINFYLRQRENLACVFVLIDSRHPAQAVDLEFMEMLGTEGIPFVIAFTKADKQSGSRTHQQVTDYMKKMGEQWEELPRYFITSAEEKTGRDEILAFITDVNQQLAEAQQSS, from the coding sequence ATGATAATCCGTGACGCTGAATTTTTAATGAGCAACACGCGAGTGGATCAGTGTCCAGCTCCTACTCTACCGGAATACGCCTTCATTGGTCGTTCTAACGTAGGCAAATCGTCGCTCATTAACATGCTGACCGAACGTAAAGGTCTTGCCAAGACGTCTTCGTTGCCCGGCAAAACGCAGCTCATCAATCATTTTTTGATTAACAAGCACTGGTACCTAGTGGATTTGCCGGGTTATGGGTACGCCAAAACCAGCAAAGTAAACCGAGTGGCGTGGAGCAGAATGATTAATTTTTACTTGCGCCAACGCGAAAACCTGGCGTGTGTATTTGTCTTGATTGACTCGCGTCATCCGGCGCAAGCTGTTGATTTGGAATTTATGGAAATGCTCGGCACTGAAGGCATTCCTTTTGTAATAGCTTTCACTAAAGCCGACAAACAATCGGGGAGCCGTACGCACCAGCAGGTGACCGACTACATGAAAAAAATGGGTGAGCAGTGGGAGGAACTGCCTCGCTATTTTATTACCTCAGCGGAAGAAAAAACCGGCCGCGACGAAATTCTGGCCTTCATTACGGACGTAAATCAGCAGCTAGCCGAAGCACAACAGAGCAGCTAA
- a CDS encoding OmpA family protein, whose protein sequence is MDNLVRRLLKASCAFALAAAVAQPALAQSTRKQLKTANKFFEQENYRASIPFYEQVLAKEPNNPLALFRAGISYMSFDKEKASDYIYKAQKLKPKVSKDVEYWLGRVDHLNYNFDEAITHFQAYNVTLKPKDTRKVELAQLIQHSKNAKVQFNSPKDIFVKNLGPTVNTPYAEHSPVISSDDKMLLFTSRGENVTGAGNTGDKKGGNLATDGEYFEDIFETKRIDDENWDKPRSLSGVLNGKGHDASTQLFDNDSKLLMYRQDENGDIFYSEKSGGDWTAPKKLNKNVNSTAFESDAYITPDGLTIYFSTGKYSEDGSLDIYFSNRQAGGDWGPAKSMGSAINTKYDDDSPYLSRDGKTLYFSSRGHNTMGGYDIFKSEYDSIAKRWGRPENMGYPVNTPDDDTYYRLSPDGSYAYLSSYRIGGYGEKDIYTINYIKNATIRGKVFSQRDSTIIPGVELVFSGTQADKTALSYRDITKPGTGDYQVSVLSGRSYQVAVSKDGTNIITEEFAVPVSTNDSTVVEKNFYVPYVDTTSQVAFKNIYFDTDKYKLRPESITELNNISAILKASPGVNISIEGHCDSRNTDEYNIVLGQNRSDAAYNYLKKSGIAETRMVTVSYGERRPAAANDSPENMQLNRRVEFRAIVKEGEAAPVLNPGAAPTTSTATPATTTTTTTPLQPGKSKAKLADGTKVKTKVDEDSDKVKVKTKGANDEKSKTITKDGTIDSKAKDATGQKVKVKTDND, encoded by the coding sequence ATGGACAACTTAGTCAGAAGGTTACTGAAAGCCTCTTGCGCTTTCGCTCTTGCCGCGGCCGTGGCCCAGCCCGCGCTGGCTCAGAGCACGCGCAAGCAGCTAAAGACCGCAAATAAGTTCTTCGAACAAGAGAACTACCGGGCATCTATCCCTTTCTACGAGCAAGTGTTGGCCAAGGAGCCGAACAACCCATTGGCGTTGTTTCGGGCTGGTATTTCATACATGTCGTTTGATAAGGAGAAAGCCAGCGACTATATCTATAAAGCACAAAAGCTGAAGCCGAAGGTGTCGAAGGATGTAGAGTATTGGCTTGGCCGGGTTGACCACTTGAACTACAACTTCGACGAGGCCATCACGCACTTCCAGGCGTACAACGTTACGCTGAAGCCGAAAGACACTCGGAAAGTGGAGTTGGCACAGCTGATTCAGCACTCAAAGAATGCTAAGGTGCAGTTCAACAGCCCCAAGGATATCTTCGTGAAGAACCTGGGCCCGACTGTAAACACGCCTTACGCAGAGCATAGCCCGGTTATTTCCTCGGATGACAAGATGCTGTTGTTCACCTCGCGCGGCGAGAACGTGACCGGCGCCGGTAACACGGGTGATAAGAAAGGCGGCAACCTTGCTACCGACGGCGAGTACTTCGAGGATATCTTCGAAACCAAGCGCATCGACGACGAAAACTGGGACAAGCCTCGTTCATTGAGCGGGGTGTTGAACGGCAAAGGCCACGATGCTTCCACTCAACTTTTCGATAATGATAGCAAGCTACTCATGTATCGCCAAGACGAGAATGGCGACATTTTCTACTCCGAGAAATCTGGTGGTGACTGGACGGCTCCCAAGAAGCTGAACAAGAACGTTAACTCCACGGCCTTCGAATCGGACGCGTACATCACGCCAGACGGTCTGACCATCTACTTCTCAACCGGTAAATACTCGGAAGATGGTTCGCTCGATATCTACTTCTCCAACCGGCAGGCCGGTGGTGATTGGGGCCCTGCTAAATCAATGGGCAGCGCCATCAACACCAAATACGACGACGACAGCCCGTACTTGAGCCGCGACGGCAAAACGTTGTACTTCTCGTCGCGTGGTCATAACACGATGGGTGGCTACGACATCTTCAAGTCGGAGTACGACTCAATTGCCAAGCGTTGGGGCCGTCCCGAGAACATGGGCTACCCAGTAAATACGCCCGACGATGACACCTACTATCGTTTGAGCCCAGATGGCAGCTACGCCTACTTGTCGTCGTACCGCATTGGTGGCTACGGTGAAAAGGATATCTACACCATCAACTACATCAAGAACGCTACTATCCGGGGTAAAGTGTTTTCGCAGCGCGACAGCACCATCATTCCAGGTGTGGAGTTGGTGTTCAGTGGCACCCAGGCCGACAAAACGGCGCTGAGCTACCGCGACATCACCAAGCCCGGCACCGGCGACTATCAGGTGAGCGTACTTTCGGGTCGTTCCTATCAGGTAGCAGTATCGAAGGATGGGACCAACATCATCACGGAAGAATTTGCCGTGCCAGTCTCGACCAACGATTCCACGGTTGTAGAGAAGAACTTCTACGTCCCTTATGTTGATACTACGTCGCAGGTAGCGTTCAAGAACATCTACTTCGACACTGACAAATACAAGCTGCGTCCAGAGTCCATCACGGAGCTAAACAACATCAGCGCTATCTTGAAAGCTAGCCCTGGTGTTAATATCTCCATTGAAGGCCACTGCGACTCGCGCAACACCGACGAGTACAATATTGTACTGGGGCAGAATCGCTCTGATGCAGCGTACAACTACCTGAAGAAGTCGGGCATTGCCGAGACCCGCATGGTGACCGTAAGCTACGGCGAGCGTCGTCCGGCTGCTGCCAACGATTCGCCAGAGAACATGCAGCTCAACCGTCGCGTGGAGTTCCGCGCCATTGTGAAAGAAGGGGAGGCTGCTCCAGTGCTGAACCCTGGTGCTGCGCCAACCACCAGCACAGCCACTCCTGCCACTACCACTACCACCACTACGCCGCTACAGCCTGGCAAAAGCAAGGCAAAGCTTGCTGATGGTACCAAGGTGAAAACCAAAGTAGATGAGGATAGCGACAAAGTGAAAGTGAAAACCAAAGGTGCTAACGACGAAAAGAGCAAGACCATCACCAAGGATGGTACCATCGATTCGAAAGCCAAAGACGCTACTGGTCAGAAAGTCAAAGTGAAGACCGACAACGACTAA